Proteins co-encoded in one Setaria viridis chromosome 9, Setaria_viridis_v4.0, whole genome shotgun sequence genomic window:
- the LOC117839349 gene encoding uncharacterized protein isoform X2: MAASLRSPPPVPAAFRRSRAVVRASSQSSSSSSSAVSSSSSAPKARFVARRSESVSVQQLARPLAEYMSLPASQYSVLDAERIERVDDSTFRCYVYRFRFFALEVCPVLLVRVDEEPNGCCIRLLSCKLEGSPLVEAQNDKFSASMVNRVFCSSTLQGSTLQQLTSDTTIEVTIDIPFPFRAIPVTAIESSGRQVLEQLLGVMLPRFLNQLVKDYQAWASGDSSRKPLGTGEI, encoded by the exons ATGGCTGCGTCcctccgctcgccgcccccGGTCCCCGCCGCGTtccgccgctcccgcgccgtCGTCCGCGCCTCCTcgcagtcgtcgtcgtcgtcgtcatccgcCGTCTCCTCCTCTTCGTCCGCCCCCAAGGCGCGGTTCGTCGCCCGCCGCTCAGAGTCCGTCTCCGTCCAGCAGCTAGCCCGCCCCCTCG CGGAGTACATGAGCTTGCCGGCGAGCCAGTACTCGGTGCTGGACGCGGAGCGCATCGAGCGCGTCGACGACTCTACCTTCCGATGCTACGTATACCGCTTCCGCTTCTTCGCGCTTGAGGTCTGCCCCGTCCTGCTCGTCCGCGTCGACGAGGAGCCCAACGGCTGCTGTATTCGCCTCCTCTCCTGTAAG CTGGAGGGATCGCCACTTGTGGAGGCGCAGAATGATAAGTTCTCAG CTTCTATGGTGAATAGGGTTTTCTGCAGTAGCACTTTGCAAGGTTCGACCCTTCAACAGCTTACATCAGATACTACAATAGAG GTCACAATCGATATACCTTTTCCATTTCGAGCAATACCAGTTACAGCCATTGAGTCAAGCGGCAGACAAGTGCTTGAGCAGTTGCTCGGAGTCATGCTTCCAAGGTTTCTGAATCAG CTTGTTAAAGACTACCAAGCTTGGGCTTCTGGTGATTCTTCAAGGAAACCACTTGGCACTGGCGAAATATGA
- the LOC117839349 gene encoding uncharacterized protein isoform X1, producing MAASLRSPPPVPAAFRRSRAVVRASSQSSSSSSSAVSSSSSAPKARFVARRSESVSVQQLARPLAEYMSLPASQYSVLDAERIERVDDSTFRCYVYRFRFFALEVCPVLLVRVDEEPNGCCIRLLSCKLEGSPLVEAQNDKFSASMVNRVFCSSTLQGSTLQQLTSDTTIEVLYSQIPTESLLSYTQSAYYDNLQVTIDIPFPFRAIPVTAIESSGRQVLEQLLGVMLPRFLNQLVKDYQAWASGDSSRKPLGTGEI from the exons ATGGCTGCGTCcctccgctcgccgcccccGGTCCCCGCCGCGTtccgccgctcccgcgccgtCGTCCGCGCCTCCTcgcagtcgtcgtcgtcgtcgtcatccgcCGTCTCCTCCTCTTCGTCCGCCCCCAAGGCGCGGTTCGTCGCCCGCCGCTCAGAGTCCGTCTCCGTCCAGCAGCTAGCCCGCCCCCTCG CGGAGTACATGAGCTTGCCGGCGAGCCAGTACTCGGTGCTGGACGCGGAGCGCATCGAGCGCGTCGACGACTCTACCTTCCGATGCTACGTATACCGCTTCCGCTTCTTCGCGCTTGAGGTCTGCCCCGTCCTGCTCGTCCGCGTCGACGAGGAGCCCAACGGCTGCTGTATTCGCCTCCTCTCCTGTAAG CTGGAGGGATCGCCACTTGTGGAGGCGCAGAATGATAAGTTCTCAG CTTCTATGGTGAATAGGGTTTTCTGCAGTAGCACTTTGCAAGGTTCGACCCTTCAACAGCTTACATCAGATACTACAATAGAGGTACTGTACTCTCAAATTCCCACTGAATCATTATTGAGTTATACACAATCAGCTTATTATGATAATCTTCAGGTCACAATCGATATACCTTTTCCATTTCGAGCAATACCAGTTACAGCCATTGAGTCAAGCGGCAGACAAGTGCTTGAGCAGTTGCTCGGAGTCATGCTTCCAAGGTTTCTGAATCAG CTTGTTAAAGACTACCAAGCTTGGGCTTCTGGTGATTCTTCAAGGAAACCACTTGGCACTGGCGAAATATGA
- the LOC117839075 gene encoding pheophorbide a oxygenase, chloroplastic produces the protein MRATIPTPSLLVTPRPPRLHALPSALASASRHHAARGVGRPRTRLRVAAPPSAPGEAAEQAEPSTSAPDSGEKFSWRDHWYPVSLVEDLDPSRPTPFQLLNRDLVIWKDPKSGEWVALDDRCPHRLAPLSEGRIDETGCLQCSYHGWSFDGSGACTRIPQAMPEGPEARAVQSPKACATKFPTLVSQGLLFVWPDENGWEKATATKPPMLPKEFDDPAFSTVTIQRDLYYGYDTLMENVSDPSHIEFAHHKVTGRRDRARPLTFKMESSGAWGYSGANSGNPRITATFEAPCYALNKIEIDTKLPIFGDQKWVIWICSFNIPMAPGKTRSIVCSARNFFQFTMPGKAWWQLVPRWYEHWTSNLVYDGDMIVLQGQEKIFLAASKESSADVNQQYTKITFTPTQADRFVLAFRTWLRKFGNSQPEWFGNASQETLPSTVLSKREMLDRYEQHTLKCSSCKGAYDAFQTLQKVFMGATVVCCATAGIPAEVQLRILIGAAALVSAALAYAFHDLQKNFVFVDYVHADID, from the exons ATGCGCGCGACGATCCCAACCCCCTCCCTCCTCGTCAcaccgaggccgccgcggctccACGCCCTCCCCTCGGCCTTGGCCTCGGcctcccgccaccacgccgcccgcgGCGTGGGCCGTCCTCGCACCCGCTTGcgcgtggcggcgccgccgtccgcccccggggaggcggcggagcaggcggaGCCGAGCACGTCGGCGCCCGACTCCGGGGAGAAGTTCTCGTGGAGGGATCACTGGTACCCGGTCTCCCTCGTCGAGGACCTCGACCCCAGCCGCCCCACCCCGTTCCAGCTCCTCAACCGCGACCTCGTCATCTGGAAGGACCCCAAGTCCGGCGAGTGGGTCGCGCTCGATGACCGCTGCCCCCACCGCCTTGCCCCGCTCTCG GAGGGGAGGATCGATGAGACGGGGTGCTTGCAGTGCTCGTACCACGGCTGGTCATTCGACGGCTCCGGCGCCTGCACCAGGATCCCGCAGGCCATGCCCGAGGGTCCCGAGGCCCGGGCGGTGCAGTCGCCGAAGGCATGCGCAACCAAATTCCCCACCCTTGTCTCCCAAGGGCTGCTCTTCGTGTGGCCCGACGAGAATGGGTGGGAGAAAGCCACTGCCACCAAGCCTCCAAT GTTGCCGAAAGAGTTTGATGACCCGGCCTTCTCCACGGTGACGATCCAGAGAGACTTGTACTATGGTTATGATACGTTGATGGAGAACGTCTCTGATCCGTCTCATATAGAATTTGCTCACCACAAG GTTACTGGACGGAGAGATAGGGCCAGGCCTCTGACATTCAAGATGGAATCAAGTGGTGCCTGGGGTTACTCAGGGGCAAATTCCGGTAATCCTCGCATCACTGCAACTTTTGAGGCCCCATGCTATGCATTAAACAA AATAGAGATAGACACAAAGTTACCCATTTTTGGAGACCAGAAATGGGTCATATGGATTTGCTCGTTTAACATTCCAATGGCCCCAGGGAAGACTCGTTCTATTGTCTGCAGTGCTCGGAACTTTTTCCAGTTTACAATGCCAGGAAAAGCATGGTGGCAG CTTGTTCCTCGATGGTATGAACATTGGACTTCAAATTTGGTCTATGATGGTGATATGATCGTTCTTCAAGGCCAGGAGAAGATTTTCTTAGCTGCATCCAAGGAATCTTCTGCAGATGTTAACCAGCAGTACACAAAGATCACATTCACACCCACTCAGGCTGACCGATTTGTTTTAGCATTCCGGACATGGCTAAGGAAATTTGGCAATAGCCAACCTGAGTGGTTTGGAAATGCTAGCCAAGAAACATTGCCTTCCACTGTCCTTTCAAAGCGCGAG ATGCTAGACAGATACGAGCAGCACACATTGAAATGCTCATCTTGCAAAGGAGCATATGATGCATTCCAGACTCTGCAGAAGGTCTTCATGGGAGCGACAGTAGTGTGCTGTGCTACCGCAGGGATTCCTGCTGAAGTTCAGCTCAGAATATTGATTGGTGCAGCTGCTTTGGTCAGCGCTGCTCTAGCATACGCATTCCATGATCTCCAGAAGAATTTTGTATTCGTAGATTACGTGCACGCTGACATTGATTAA
- the LOC117839076 gene encoding cyclin-dependent kinases regulatory subunit 1 encodes MGQIQYSEKYFDDTYEYRHVVLPPEVAKLLPKNRLLSENEWRAIGVQQSRGWVHYAIHRPEPHIMLFRRPLNYQQQQEAAAAAAAQMLPK; translated from the exons ATGGGCCAGATCCAGTACTCCGAGAAGTACTTTGACGACACCTACGAGTACAG GCACGTCGTCCTCCCGCCCGAGGTCGCCAAGCTTCTCCCCAAGAACCGCCTCCTCTCCGAG aacgAGTGGCGTGCGATCGGCGTTCAGCAGAGCCGCGGGTGGGTGCACTACGCGATCCACCGGCCGGAGCCGCACATCATGCTGTTCCGCCGCCCGCTCAactaccagcagcagcaggaggctgctgccgcagcggcggcgcagatgCTGCCCAAGTGA
- the LOC117838891 gene encoding aquaporin TIP1-1: MPINRIAVGSHEEVYHPGALKAAFAEFISTLIFVFAGQGSGMAFSKLSPGGSTPTGLIAAAIAHAFALFVAVSVGANISGGHVNPAVTFGAFVGGNITLFRGILYWIAQLLGSTVACFLLRFSTGGLPTGTFGLTGISVWEALVLEIVMTFGLVYTVYATAVDPKKGSLGTIAPIAIGFIVGANILVGGAFDGASMNPAVSFGPALVSWSWGYQWVYWVGPLIGGGLAGVIYEVLFISHTHEQLPTTDY; encoded by the exons ATGCCGATCAACAGGATCGCCGTCGGGAGCCATGAGGAGGTGTACCACCCGGGTGCCCTCAAGGCGGCGTTCGCTGAGTTCATCTCCACCCTCATCTTCGTCTTCGCCGGCCAGGGCTCCGGCATGGCCTTCA GCAAGCTGTCCCCCGGCGGCTCGACCCCCACGGGCCTGATCGCCGCGGCTATTGCCCACGCCTTCGCCCTGTTCGTGGCCGTGTCCGTCGGCGCCAACATCTCCGGCGGCCACGTGAACCCCGCCGTGACCTTCGGCGCCTTCGTCGGCGGCAACATCACCCTCTTCCGCGGCATCCTGTACTGGATCGCCCAGCTGCTGGGCTCCACCGTGGCGTGCTTCCTCCTCCGCTTCTCCACCGGCGGACTCCCCACCGGCACCTTCGGCCTGACCGGCATCTCCGTGTGGGAGGCCCTGGTCCTCGAGATCGTGATGACCTTCGGCCTCGTGTACACCGTGTACGCGACCGCCGTGGACCCGAAGAAGGGCAGCCTGGGCACCATCGCCCCCATCGCCATCGGCTTCATCGTGGGCGCCAACATCCTGGTCGGCGGCGCCTTCGACGGCGCGTCCATGAACCCCGCCGTGTCCTTCGGCCCCGCCCTCGTCAGCTGGTCCTGGGGATACCAGTGGGTGTACTGGGTCGGCCCTCtcatcggcggcggcctcgccggcgtcaTCTACGAGGTGCTCTTCATCTCCCACACCCACGAGCAGCTACCCACCACCGACTACTAA
- the LOC117838304 gene encoding ras-related protein RABC2a-like, with amino-acid sequence MASSPASSYDCSFKVLLIGDSAVGKSSLLVSFVSAAHIDEDITPTIGVDFKIKFLTVGGKKLKLTIWDTAGQERFRTITSSYYRGAHGIILVYDVTKRESFTNLADVWTKEIEMHSTNKDCVKMLVGNKVDKDEDRVVTREEGLALAQEYGCLFLESSAKTRENVEKCFEELALKILEVPSLLEEGSSVVKRNTLKQKQENANQSGGCCQ; translated from the exons atggcgtcgtcgccggcgagcagcTACGACTGCTCCTTCAAGGTCCTGCTCATCGGGGACTCGGCTGTCGGCAAGAGCAGCCTCCTCGTCAGCTTCGTCTCCGCGGCCCACATCGACGAGGACATCACGCCCACCATAG GGGTGGATTTTAAAATCAAATTTCTTACTGTGGGTGGGAAGAAACTGAAACTGACAATATGGGACACTG CTGGCCAGGAGAGGTTTAGGACAATTACCAGTTCTTACTACAGGGGTgctcatgggatcattctag TTTACGACGTCACCAAGAGGGAGAGTTTCACGAATTTGGCTGATGTGTGGACCAAGGAAATAGAGATGCACTCAACAAATAAAGATTGCGTCAAAATGCTTGTTGGAAATAAAGTGGACAAG GATGAGGACAGAGTGGTGACAAGAGAAGAAGGTCTTGCCTTAGCACAAGAATACGGCTGTCTGTTTCTCGAAAGTAGTGCCAAAACAAGAGAGAACGTGGAGAAATGTTTTGAAGAGCTTGCATTAAAG ATTCTTGAGGTTCCAAGCCTCTTGGAGGAAGGTTCTTCAGTTGTCAAGAGGAACACTCTGAAGCAGAAGCAGGAGAATGCAAACCAAAGTGGAGGATGCTGTCAGTAG
- the LOC117838303 gene encoding E3 ubiquitin-protein ligase RZFP34, with protein MDADTGPVQYGCVHYKRKCKIRAPCCGEIFDCRHCHNEAKDSLEVNNHERHVVPRHEIKLVICSLCNKEQDVHQDCSNCGACFGKYFCAKCNFFDDDVSKNQFHCDGCGICRTGGAENFYHCGKCGCCYTYQLKDSHRCVDGAMHHNCPVCFEYLFDSTKAVSVLHCGHTIHLQCLYEMRAHQQFSCPVCLRSACDMSDIWRKLDQEVAASPMPAICQKKMIWILCNDCGMTSNVQFHILAHKCPGCSSYNTRQTRGGPAACSRV; from the exons ATGGACGCGGACACCGGCCCAGTGCAATACGG GTGCGTGCACTACAAGAGGAAATGCAAGATAAGGGCGCCGTGCTGCGGCGAGATATTTGATTGCAGGCACTGTCACAATGAAGCCAAG GATTCACTGGAGGTCAATAACCACGAACGCCACGTGGTTCCTCGCCACGAGATCAAGCTG GTTATCTGCTCTCTCTGCAATAAAGAACAGGAT GTACATCAAGATTGTTCAAATTGTGGAGCATGTTTTGGTAAATACTTCTGTGCAAAATGCAACTTCTTTGATGACGAT GTATCAAAGAACCAATTTCACTGTGATGGATGTGGCATATGTAG AACTGGTGGTGCAGAGAACTTCTATCACTGTGGGAAATGCG GATGTTGCTATACCTATCAGCTGAAGGATTCTCATCGTTGCGTGGACGGAGCAATGCATCATAACTGCCCTGTATGCTTTGAG TATCTATTCGACTCGACGAAAGCTGTCAGCGTGCTCCATTGTGGACACACGATTCATCTGCAATGCCTGTACGAGATGAGAGCCCATCAGCA GTTCTCGTGCCCGGTTTGCTTGAGGTCTGCTTGCGACATGTCTGACATATGGCGAAAGCTTGATCAAGAG GTTGCAGCCTCCCCGATGCCGGCAATTTGTCAGAAGAAGATG ATATGGATCCTCTGCAACGATTGTGGAATGACATCGAACGTGCAGTTCCACATTTTGGCGCACAAGTGCCCGGGTTGCAGTTCCTACAACACCCGGCAGACGAGGGGCGGTCCAGCTGCATGCTCCAGAGTTTGA